The following coding sequences lie in one Hippoglossus hippoglossus isolate fHipHip1 chromosome 14, fHipHip1.pri, whole genome shotgun sequence genomic window:
- the arl10 gene encoding ADP-ribosylation factor-like protein 9 produces MVLLRNISIALTAAVAALGSAFFIALNYFYRRKIWSPHRDYTAITEEVEERGKRQVLVLGLDGAGKSSMLQGLTPGPPAAKRGRCRPTRGFNFMSLNAPACRLDFLEIGGREDLRRYWSEYLRRTHVLVYVVDSSDRKRLPLAKAELHRLLKVEPQLPVVVLGNKQDKPDAIDVSELREALSLGSVTEDRKLFLLAAQLDSDEALRNSCWGLDTFQDLLLQLV; encoded by the exons ATGGTTCTCCTCCGGAACATCTCCATCGCCCTCACCGCCGCCGTGGCCGCGCTCGGGTCCGCGTTCTTCATCGCGCTCAACTACTTCTACAGGAGGAAGATATGGTCTCCTCACAGGGACTATACAGCCATCACTGAG gaggtggaggagcgcGGGAAGCGTCAGGTCCTGGTCCTCGGTCTGGACGGAGCTGGGAAGAGCAGCATGCTGCAGGGTTTGACCCCCGGGCCGCCGGCGGCTAAGAGAGGCCGCTGCCGGCCCACCCGCGGCTTCAACTTCATGAGCCTCAATGCCCCCGCCTGTCGGCTGGACTTCCTGGAGA ttgGCGGCAGGGAGGACCTGCGGCGGTACTGGTCCGAATACCTGAGGAGGACTCACGTTCTGGTGTACGTGGTTGACTCGTCCGACCGGAAGCGCCTCCCACTGGCGAAGGCTGAACTGCACCGCCTCCTGAAGGTGGAGCCTCAGCTGCCCGTGGTCGTCCTGGGAAACAAACAG GATAAGCCCGATGCCATCGATGTGTCGGAGCTGCGTGAAGCTTTGTCTCTCGGCTCCGTGACCGAGGACAGGAAGCTGTTCCTCTTGGCCGCCCAGCTGGATTCAGACGAAGCCCTGAGGAACTCCTGCTGGGGCCTGGACACCTTCCAGgacctcctgctccagctcgtctaa
- the LOC117774291 gene encoding tripartite motif-containing protein 16-like: MAQQENQRDRERFCCSICLDLLKDPVATGCGHSYCMSCINTHWDKEEERGSYSCPQCRQTFTPRPVLGKNTMLADLVEELKKTGLQAAPADHCYAGPEDVACDVCTGRKLKALKSCLNCLASYCEKHLQPHLQSAPLKKHKLVEPSEKLQENICSRHDEVMKMFCRTDQQCICYLCSVDEHKDHDTVSAASERTERQRELGLRRQTIQQRVQDTEKDVKLLQQEEEAVNGSANKAVEDSEKIFTELIRLLEKRSSDVKQQIRSQQETEVSRVRELQERLEQEITELKRKDHELKQLSDTEDHNQFLHNYPSLSPLSESTHSSSIRIRPLRNFEDVTAAVSQVRGRLQDILSETETEILQIVSQVDVLLPQPEPETRADFLRYSQEITLDPNTVNKYLLLSEGNRKVTCMREGQSYSNHPDRFTYWPQVLSRESLTGRCYWEVEVKVGVRGGVSVAVTYKNISRAGRSLECLFGFNDKSWSLYCNVNSYIFRYNSIDTPVSGPVSSRVGVYLDHSAGVLSFYRVSDTMTLLHRVQTTFTQPLYAGVRVYSGATVELCKLK; this comes from the coding sequence atggcgcagcaagaaaatcaacgggacagagaaagattctgctgttcgatctgtctggatctactgaaggatccggtggctactggctgtggacacagctactgtatgagctgtattaacacccactgggacaaagaggaggagagaggaagctacagctgccctcagtgtagacagaccttcacaccgaggcctgtcctggggaaaaacaccatgttagctgatttagtggaggagctgaagaagactggactccaagctgctcctgctgatcactgctatgctggacctgaagatgtggcctgtgatgtctgcactgggagaaaactgaaagctctcaagtcctgtttgaattgtttggcctcttattgtgaaaaacacctccagcctcatcttcagtcagctccattgaagaagcacaagctggtggagccctcggagaagctccaggagaacatctgctctcgtcacgatgaggtgatgaagatgttctgccgcactgatcagcagtgtatctgttatctctgctctgtggatgaacataaagaccacgacacagtgtcagctgcatcagaaaggactgagaggcagagagagctcgggctgaggagacaaacaatccagcagagagtccaggacacagagaaagatgtgaagctgcttcaacaggaggaggaggccgtcaatggtTCTGCtaataaagcagtggaggacagtgagaagatcttcactgagctgatccgtctgctggagaaaagaagctctgatgtgaagcagcagatcagatcccagcaggaaactgaagtgagtcgagtcagagagcttcaggagagactggagcaggagatcactgagctgaagaggaaagaccatgaactgaagcagctctcagacacagaggatcacaaccagtttctacacaactacccctcactgtcaccactcagtgaatctacacactcatccagtatcaggatccgtcctctgaggaactttgaggacgtgacagcagctgtgtcccaggtcagaggtcgactacaggacattctgagtgagacagagacagagattttacagattgtgtctcaagtggatgttttactgccacaaccagagccagagaccagagctgacttcttaagatattcacaggaaatcacactggatccaaacacagtaaacaaatatctgttattatctgagggaaacagaaaagtaacatgtATGAGAGAAGGacagtcttattctaatcacccagacagattcacttattggcctcaggtcctgagtagagagagtctgactggacgttgttactgggaggtggaggtgaaggtgggggtgagaggaggagttagtgtagcagtcacatacaagaatatcagcagagcaggacgCTCACTTGAATGTTTATTTGGattcaatgataaatcttggtcattatatTGTAATGTAAACAGTTATATCTTTCGTTACAACAGCATCGacactccagtgtcaggtcctgtgtcctccagagtaggagtgtacctggatcacagtgcaggtgttctgtccttctacagagtctctgacaccatgactctcctccacagagtccagaccacattcactcagcctctctatgctggagttaggGTTTATTCTGGAGCCACAGTTGAGTtgtgtaaactcaaatag